GGCGTGTCCTTCTTTGGAGGTGGAACGGTCTTCTGCGCGCCAGAGCCCTGACCGCGATCACGCCCACCCCTACCGCCAGCGGTACTCCCGCCGCTGGGCTTCTTCTTGCGCGCCTCCAACCACTCCTCTGTCAGCAGCAGCTGGTCACCGGCGTTCGTGCCGCCCGGCTCGCCATCCAGGCATTCCTCGACAGCATGCAGGTGGCCCACGACCTCCTCGACAGTGAGGGTGGACAGTGAGGGTGGCTGGTTCCATCATTGTCTCCATCGAGAACGCGATCTGGACGAAACGGCCTGGAACTACAGACAAGAACTTACGCACTACCTTCTCGTCGTCGCAGGCGTCGCCGAGGGAGCGCAGCGTCAACGCCAGGTTGGAGATGCGCATGCCGAAGTCCTCGATCcactcaccaggcttgaacacgaTCGACTCGAACTCAGTTCTGAGCCGTCACACGCGAGAGTCGCGCACGCGATCGGTGCCCTGGTGCAGAACGCGGGTGGCCTCCCACGCCGCCATGGCGCTGCCCTTCCTGATCAGCATCGGTGCATCTCCGGTGGCGTGGAGAAAAGCAGCGCCACCAGGCCTGCTTGTCCTCCCGGCGAGAGATGGCGACGTCCTCGATCGCGTCCCACAACGATGCTGCCTGCATGTTCACCTCCATGACCATGGCCCAGTTGGTGTAGTCGCTGCGCTTGAGCATCGGGAAGACGAGGCCCgcaccgctgccgccgccgccaccggcacCTACCTCCCGGATCACCTCCCATTGAACAACGACCTCACCGCCGCCATGTCGTGCCCTGCTCCGTCCCCAGCTCAGCATGCGCCATCGCTGGTCTGCCAGAGGAGGGGCCTGCGACGTGCGCCGCTGGTTGAGTGGAGGTGGCGTCGGAGCGGTGCGCCGCTGGTTGAGTGGAGGAGGCGTCGGATCGGTGCACCGCTCTCCTGACATCTCCCATgttcgctctgataccaattgacgtCGGGACACAGGTGTTTTGTGTTGCGTAAAAATTTGCAACGTTTTCTGGTTTGTCCTTATCTATTTATGCTCTCTGTTTACAACTGAAAAAGCTAGAAAATAGGATCAACATCCGAGCCTACAGGGCAGTGCCATCCCACTACCGCTCAGATCCATCACCCCTACAAGTTAGCTGCACGAACAAGTCGTGTCCATCCCCACGAGTATCCAAAGCAGATAAGCTAGACCAAGTCTAAATTGACTGAATCAAAACGGCTAACTGCAAGAGACAATCTTCCTGCTGCTTTAGAGTGGAAATAACTATGATCAGAAAGCATGACTTCAACAGATCAGTTAAGGGCGCCATGTAAGAACATATACATACATATATTTATATCTAATTTGTCTTCCCTTGCTACATGAATTCTATCCTTCAGACAGTCCAATTATATACAGTTTGCATGTCCAAACTAATTTATATGTTTAAGCACAATCGATTGCATAGCAGATGTATTAAACATTCTAAAGCTTGCCGCTCTCCATTGCATATAATTCTAGAAAAAAGGAGGAAAATACAAAAAGAAGTTGATGTTCGAGCAACTACATACTACCTCCAAATATCATGCTGCAAAATACATTGCTCATAAATTCTCAGTTGTTACCTTTTTCCACACTGATGTGTAAGGGCCACAGATCTCTTGTGAACGGCAGACCACTGACTCACTGAGCGAGTCGAAAATTAGCAATTTGACAATACAGTTGCAGATCACGGAAACATTGATAGCACAGGGGCCGTCCTATCTGTAACTAAATTTAGAAAGTAGATAGCTATATTCAGCTAAGTAGAAAACATCCCAGACTACTAGAACATAATGAGTCGGTGAGTATTTATTATTTAACAATATCTGAAGCGTTACCTGTAGTGCACCCATGGTCACCGGCTGTTCACTCCTATTTGCTGTAATTCTTAGTGTTATGCCCATGCGTAGCACCGTACCAGGTACTTCAAACTGTCATCAGTAAACCTTCTGCTCCACTCTGAAAACTAAAGTGGGAATTGCTCTGGTCAAAATCGACAAAAGTGTGCATACCCTATATGGCTATTAATTTTTTAATCTCTGACCTAATATAGCTGGGCTCTTGTCTTTATTCCCTTGGGTTTACGGAAGCCTCCCGCATTGGACACAATAGCCAAGTCACTGAATCAATCAAATCTACTACCTGTATTGTCCACGAAGACAGATGAGCCACCAGCGATGAGCCACCGCCACCATCAAAGAACCCTAACACGAATCAATCTCAAGCGGCGATCTGGAGATGCTTTTTCTTCCGTTATGGGCCAGGATAGGCGGGGAGAGAGAAAGGAGATGTCGTGAGTCGTACGGCTCCTGAATTCTCCAGGCGCATTAGTAATTGATCCGACGGCAATGTATACATCACCTGGAAATACAGATGGACAAAACAATCTAACTTCTAGGATTACCGTGGTGGCTCGTAgggagtctccaattagtaaatataaaaTTGTGGAGTGCGTACAAAAACTGGCAAGTGTACAATTTGTAGTGCATTGTAAAACTTGAAACCTTAAACCTCTGTTTTGGGATTGAGCAAGGACTCAATTTGCATGCATGCCCTCGGTCAAATTTCTCTCGTCACTGTCCCCATGCCATGAGTTAGTAGGGGACACGAGAGCCAGCATTTTCATATTTGTTCGAATAATTGAAATACTAATTGGTAGTTCAACAGTAAGGATTTAGGATTGCATTGTGAGATTCAGTTCAGCCTTTTTCAATCCAAAAGGTGGACACCATCTAATCCACTGTCTGAAACGCAGGTGCAATGTGGTCTGGGGCGCACAGGGTACCTTTGGGCCTATGAGATTTTTGGAGTAGAGCCGGACATGATGTCCTTGGCGAAGCCACTGGCTAATGGCCTTCCTATTGGTATAGTATTGGTCAAGGAAAATATTTCTGCAGCCATAGACTACGGAGACCATGGTACCACATTCGGTGGAAGCCCTGTTGTGTGCCGGGCTGCATTAACCGTGCTGGACAAGATCCAGAAACCTGGCTTCCTGGCAGCGGTGAGCAAGAAAGGAGAGAACTTCAGGCAGCTGCTCAAGACCAAGCTGAGCGGAAATTCTCACGTCAAAGAGATCCGGGGGATTGGTCTCATTGTTGGCATTGAGTTCGACGTGCTGGCTGGTCCTTTAGTCGATGCGTGCTTGGACGCTGGTGTCTTTTTGCTGACAGCCGGGAAAGGCAATGTTGTTAGGCTTGTGCCGCCGCTTATCATCTCAGAAAAGGAGCTGGAGCAAGCCGCAGAGGTGATAAGGGACTGTCTATCTGCTCTTGATTCCTGAAGCCCCTACCTCTTAGTGTAAGCGAAAAATATAATGAGTTCTAGATGTTGAAGTTCCTTTGGAAAATTTGGAAGGAGACAATGTCATGCTTGGCTGTTGTGTCTCTTTCAAAATTTGGGGGGTGAATAAAAGTCATGTTTGACTATTGTGTTGTTCTTGGTGCAAGCATTTTATTGGATGACTTAATCGTCCAAACTACAACAATGATGGTATTTCTCATCTGTGGGCTGAAGACAGGAGCATGACAATCTCATCTGTGCAGAAGCCTTGCCAGAACTCCGATGATGGGTGCGACGCCGTAGGTTGATGGCTCACCTTGCACGTAATTTCCCCGAGTGTCATTGTAATGGTCGTTGGCGTCAGGCCCTCCGACGATGGCGCCATCGATCACATTGGAGTTGGGTCCTGGCCTCTGGAAGTAGCTCGATCCTTCATTGCAGGTGATCTTCCCAGGGTTGGACTTGATGGACGGCAGCGACGCGCCCCGGTGGTGAGGCTGCTGCGGGTACCTGTTTCCGAACCCGACCATGTAGCTCATCCTCATCGGGTTCTTCCCCAGCAGGTAGTCTACCTGTGCCCGCGCGAAGGAGACGAGCTGCGCCGGCGCCAGGCTCACGCCGCCGCACTGCAGCGAGGCCCTCGCCGCCGCCAGGTAGTCGGCGTACGTGACGAGGACGAACATCGCCGACGTGAGGGCCTGGGTGTTTTCCCATTGCTGTACGTAGAGCATGCCGCCTGGGGTGAGCCTGCCGCTGCTGCCGTCGCCGTGCTGCACCACGTTGCACAGGAACTTCTCCACGCTGCTCTTCATCTCGCCGTGGTGGCCGTCGTTGGGCAGCTTCCCTTGGAGGATGAGCTGCAAGATGGCCGACAGTTTAGTTAATTATCAGTTTTGTGACATTCAAAATTTGCGGTTAATTAATAATGGTAGATATGTATCTTGCCTTGGCGACTAGTGCCTGGGCACCGATGAACTTGTTGTCCCAGCCCAACGATTGCGGCACCCAGCCAAGGTTGTTGGCGCCGGCGATGTAGCCCTTGTACTCCTGGTCGCCGGTGGCAATGTAGAGCCAGACAGCCGCCCACAGCAGCTCGTCCTGTTCCATTTCCAGCGACGCAAAGCGAATTTcagtttttttccttttttaaaAGATTATTTCTTATTTGAATGTTGATTACAAATTTACAGGGAATGAACTTATGTTTGATTATCATGTTAATTAGTGATTTGCTACCTCGTCGCCGCTGCTGCTGTAGAAGCTTCTGACTGACGGCACGCTGTTCTGGTAGAGGCCACGGTGGTTCTTGGCGAACTCAAACAACTGCAGATGAATCACAAAGTTAGCAGATACAATAGCAATTCCCTCGTCTGCTCAATGTACTATGGCAACCATTCAAACAATAGTTTAATTAGTTTTCAATCATAATATGATTTTatgaaaagattttcaaaataaaTTCAGTCAGCAAAATTAATGGTGCACATAGCAACCGTCCAAGCTGAGCTCTCTGCTGCTATGTGGTACTCGTACAAATATGCGGTCGTAGTAGAGCATGTGGTGAAATTTGAAAATGTAGACATTTATGTGGTCAAAATGAAGATACTCAGcaataaacatgcaaataaaacaACAATTAAGACACTGTAATAAACTTACAAAAAAACAATATACACTGCATTTATGCATACGTTCCCAAAACATTTAGAAGCCTGTGTCTGTCTGCATGTAAGTAAGTATTGTTTGTGCACCTGTTTCGCGTGCGTCAGAAGCGTCGACGCGTACTGCCGGTCACCGCCCGGCGCCGGCGTCGAGAACACCACCGCGGCTGCGGCCAGCGCCGCCGCTGTCTCGGCGGCAACGTCGGAGCCCGGGTTGGACGGATTCACCATGTACGAATTCCGGGGCGTGTCCATGTCCTCCGGCCGCTCCCAGCActtgtggtcggagtcgccgtcgCCGACCTGCACGTAGAGCGTGTCGGGGGCGGCGTGCGCCCTGGCCAGGTAGTCAGCGCCCCACCGGACAGCCTCCAGCGTGTGGCCCagctcccccgccgccgccagtcGGGCCCCATGCTCCACCACCACCCACGACAGCATCGTCACCGTGAACGCCATGGGAAACCCGAACTTGACGTTGTCGCCGGAGTCGTAGTAGCCGCCGGTGAGATCCACCTGCATGCACATTTATTAGACGTCATCACCATCGCGAGGATCATGCATGCATGCAAATGGACAGAACACTGATGAATGGAGGGCGTGCTTACGCCGTGGTCGGCGCCATCGTTGAGGGCGGAGTGGCCGCGCCACCGGACGCGCTGGGTCGGCGGCAGCCTGCCGGAGCGCTGCGCCTCGAAGTAGAGCAGCGACTTGGAGAGGGCGGCCGCGTAGTCGTGCTGCGCCGGTGCGCACCCTGGCATGACTGCCAAAACCCCTGCCATGGCAACTACCAGCAGCGCCCTCCTACTAACCATCGTCGGTCGATCTTTCCTCGGATTAAACCCTTATTACAAAAAATGTCGTGCTTAATACCTAGCTATTTCTAATGTGATACTGGCCTTGCACTACCCTTGTACTCGACGAATGTGCTTCTCCTGCTGATGGAGCGTGTATTTATAGGCCCAAACAGATACCAACACGGTCAAATTCAAAATCCGCCATAAATGCACACAATTAATAGCGTCCGGCCGGAATATTAAGTGCAAGATTTTTGACCATCCAAAACCACAGCTAATGTAAACGTATCTTCTCTGTATCTGAATTTAGCTAATTGGCGATGCTCTATGCGAATGCAATTCCAAGTTTCTATTATTAAATCTAACTCGTCGTTTAATCGATTACTAATCTTTTGCGTGCATATGAGTACTTATTTTCTGGTCCTGCAAGATCAAAATCCGATAGTGATTCGGCTCGATTATCCAATTTCCTTCGAAATCACTCTGGATTGTGTGAAAAAACTACTTAAATCTCAATCATATCTGTAAGATCGTGTGCAAtagattttttctgaaattttcctgATATCTTAAAGACGCAAAtatttcttgatattaatatattccctttatcgaaaaaataatcTTAATGACGCAATGTACTAAGTGCTGACTTGTGAAAGATAAATGGGAAAAGGGTGTACCCTTTCTTAACAATCACACGATTTCTTACAACTTCTTACTACACACCTAGATGCCATCTCTTAGCTACAcatatctataatatctataaatTTCATCCCCACTAACAAGtaattaatgtttgcaagctcAAACCTCATGCAACCACATCATCTCTATTATTTTTGTCCATTAGATAACAAATATGTGGTCTAGATTACTGTCACGGTTATGCAATGTTGTGCTTTGGGCTGTCCTCTGTAGACTCTTCCGCTTCAATGTGAAATGCGCTTCAATGGAAATAATAAGATGACGTTTGGTGCTTCCTCTCATCACAGTTAATAATGCTAGATGCCTAGATACGAAACGATCGGGGCATTTAACGGATGATGATGCATCCCGTCAATCGGCCGGCTGTTTATTATCCTCCCTGTTCAACTTT
This Lolium perenne isolate Kyuss_39 chromosome 1, Kyuss_2.0, whole genome shotgun sequence DNA region includes the following protein-coding sequences:
- the LOC127345279 gene encoding endoglucanase 14-like, which encodes MVSRRALLVVAMAGVLAVMPGCAPAQHDYAAALSKSLLYFEAQRSGRLPPTQRVRWRGHSALNDGADHGVDLTGGYYDSGDNVKFGFPMAFTVTMLSWVVVEHGARLAAAGELGHTLEAVRWGADYLARAHAAPDTLYVQVGDGDSDHKCWERPEDMDTPRNSYMVNPSNPGSDVAAETAAALAAAAVVFSTPAPGGDRQYASTLLTHAKQLFEFAKNHRGLYQNSVPSVRSFYSSSGDEDELLWAAVWLYIATGDQEYKGYIAGANNLGWVPQSLGWDNKFIGAQALVAKLILQGKLPNDGHHGEMKSSVEKFLCNVVQHGDGSSGRLTPGGMLYVQQWENTQALTSAMFVLVTYADYLAAARASLQCGGVSLAPAQLVSFARAQVDYLLGKNPMRMSYMVGFGNRYPQQPHHRGASLPSIKSNPGKITCNEGSSYFQRPGPNSNVIDGAIVGGPDANDHYNDTRGNYVQGEPSTYGVAPIIGVLARLLHR